The Erythrobacter insulae genome window below encodes:
- the spt gene encoding serine palmitoyltransferase, whose product MTDTVTAPAGDLFSKFDDIIQTRETLLASGVEDPYNLVMEKVLSPTRAICNGRDTILLGTYNYMGMTFDPDVLEAGKQALADYGSGTTGSRVLNGTFQGHKECEDALREFYGMDHAMVFSTGYQANLGIISTIAGKGDYVILDIDSHASIYDGCAMGNAEIVPFRHNNVEALEKRLRRIPEGAGKLVILEGVYSMMGDVAPLKEMVAVSKKYGAMVLVDEAHSMGFIGENGRGVAEEQGVMDDCDFIIGTFSKSVGTVGGFCVSNHPKFDIMRLVCRPYVFTASLPPSVVATSATSIRKLMHGSNKRAHLWENSKTLHKGLRDLGFDIGTPEAQSAIIAVIMPDLQQGAMMWEALLKEGLYVNLARPPATPAGMTLLRCSLCAEHSAEEVQTILQMFERAGKAVGIIS is encoded by the coding sequence ATGACTGATACTGTTACCGCGCCGGCAGGCGATCTGTTTTCGAAATTCGACGATATCATCCAGACCCGTGAGACATTGCTCGCGAGCGGTGTTGAAGACCCGTATAATCTGGTGATGGAGAAGGTATTGTCGCCGACCCGTGCGATATGCAACGGGCGCGACACTATTTTGCTAGGCACCTACAATTACATGGGCATGACCTTCGATCCCGACGTTCTTGAAGCGGGAAAGCAGGCGTTGGCCGATTACGGGTCCGGTACCACCGGAAGCCGCGTCTTGAATGGTACTTTTCAAGGGCACAAGGAGTGCGAAGACGCGCTTAGAGAATTTTACGGCATGGATCATGCCATGGTTTTTTCGACCGGGTATCAGGCCAATCTCGGGATAATTTCGACCATCGCTGGCAAAGGCGATTATGTCATTCTCGACATCGACAGTCACGCCTCGATTTATGATGGCTGTGCCATGGGCAACGCTGAGATCGTACCCTTCCGCCACAACAACGTAGAAGCGCTAGAAAAACGATTGCGGCGCATTCCGGAAGGCGCGGGCAAACTTGTTATTCTTGAAGGCGTTTATTCAATGATGGGCGACGTTGCGCCGCTGAAAGAGATGGTTGCTGTCTCCAAGAAGTATGGCGCCATGGTGCTTGTCGATGAAGCGCACTCCATGGGCTTTATTGGCGAGAATGGCCGCGGTGTTGCTGAAGAGCAAGGTGTCATGGATGATTGTGATTTCATCATCGGCACATTCTCGAAAAGTGTTGGAACCGTCGGCGGTTTTTGCGTTTCAAACCATCCGAAGTTCGACATCATGCGCCTTGTTTGTCGGCCTTATGTCTTTACCGCCAGCCTCCCACCCAGCGTAGTCGCAACGTCTGCGACATCAATTCGCAAACTGATGCACGGCTCGAACAAGCGCGCGCATCTGTGGGAGAATTCGAAAACTCTGCACAAAGGTTTGCGTGATCTCGGATTTGATATCGGCACACCCGAAGCGCAAAGCGCGATCATCGCGGTTATTATGCCCGATCTGCAACAGGGCGCGATGATGTGGGAGGCTCTCCTGAAGGAAGGCCTCTACGTCAATCTCGCGCGTCCACCGGCGACGCCGGCTGGCATGACCTTACTGCGCTGCTCATTGTGCGCTGAGCATTCGGCAGAAGAAGTGCAAACCATTCTTCAGATGTTTGAACGGGCTGGCAAAGCGGTCGGGATAATCTCTTAG
- a CDS encoding acyl carrier protein, with protein sequence MTEAEVDTRIRALIEPFNKKGVEISAATTFANDLEFDSLTVMDFVAEIEDEFDIIISMNQQAEIENYGLLVSAVHKLQDS encoded by the coding sequence ATGACCGAAGCCGAAGTCGACACACGGATCCGCGCACTTATCGAGCCTTTCAACAAAAAAGGCGTCGAAATCAGCGCAGCGACCACCTTTGCCAATGACCTCGAATTCGACAGTCTCACTGTGATGGATTTCGTGGCTGAGATCGAAGATGAATTCGATATCATCATCAGCATGAATCAACAGGCAGAGATCGAAAATTACGGACTGCTCGTCTCAGCGGTGCACAAACTGCAGGATAGCTGA
- a CDS encoding Pycsar system effector family protein gives MAQDKSDRSGQVTGPVAGHVAGHVTGDGEEPAVYSANAIHLVRTAQLNTLTLSQMADQKANILIGATFVVFSLSVTRLLGSEITLATVCLALTAFVSSLFAVLSVLPTTNRMDPKNKNFNILFFGHFTGMDEEQWKQKLLTEFQADETVYRAMLRDVYQNGQVLYGKKYRYLAYAYRIFLSGLFVTMVVYASEFAISLR, from the coding sequence GTGGCGCAAGACAAGAGCGATCGGTCGGGACAGGTTACGGGCCCGGTTGCAGGGCACGTTGCGGGGCACGTTACCGGCGACGGCGAAGAGCCAGCGGTTTATTCTGCCAACGCCATTCATCTGGTCCGAACGGCACAATTAAACACGCTCACTCTGTCGCAAATGGCCGATCAAAAGGCGAATATCCTCATCGGTGCTACATTTGTGGTATTCTCGTTGTCGGTGACGCGCCTGCTGGGCAGCGAGATCACATTGGCGACGGTATGTTTGGCGCTGACAGCCTTTGTCTCTTCGCTGTTCGCGGTTCTTTCAGTTTTGCCAACAACGAACCGAATGGATCCCAAAAACAAAAACTTCAACATCCTGTTTTTCGGACATTTCACCGGAATGGACGAAGAGCAATGGAAGCAAAAATTGCTGACAGAGTTCCAGGCTGATGAGACGGTTTACCGGGCAATGCTGCGTGATGTGTACCAGAACGGTCAGGTGCTTTACGGAAAGAAATACCGCTATCTTGCCTATGCATACCGAATTTTCCTGAGCGGCCTGTTCGTGACCATGGTCGTTTATGCCAGCGAGTTCGCGATATCGCTGCGTTAG
- a CDS encoding response regulator: MAKRIMVVEDNDLNRKLFCDVLKANGFEVEPVADGESVLETARSVNPDLIIMDIQLPGISGVDLIEAAQRDLVLAQIPVLAVTAFAAKGDEERIRAAGASGYLSKPVSIMPFMNAVKELLPV; the protein is encoded by the coding sequence GTGGCAAAGCGAATAATGGTTGTCGAGGACAATGACCTCAACCGAAAATTGTTCTGCGACGTTCTGAAGGCCAACGGTTTCGAAGTGGAGCCTGTTGCTGACGGTGAAAGCGTGCTGGAAACGGCGCGCTCGGTAAACCCGGATTTGATCATCATGGACATTCAATTGCCGGGTATTTCGGGCGTTGACCTAATCGAAGCGGCGCAGCGCGATCTGGTTCTGGCGCAAATTCCGGTGCTGGCTGTTACTGCCTTTGCGGCCAAGGGCGATGAAGAGCGCATTCGCGCAGCGGGGGCCTCTGGCTATTTATCCAAACCTGTTTCGATCATGCCGTTCATGAATGCGGTCAAAGAGCTGTTACCGGTCTAA
- a CDS encoding DUF3572 domain-containing protein — MDDPTPRSAPLSSTTLALAVLGWVLENDERAERFLSLTGLTPDTLRAGLDNPSILAAPLDFLANHEPDLIRAAEALAVTPEELIAARQELSQ, encoded by the coding sequence ATGGACGATCCTACACCCCGCTCTGCGCCTTTATCCTCTACCACCCTTGCTCTGGCTGTGCTGGGCTGGGTGCTCGAGAATGACGAGCGCGCGGAACGATTCCTCAGCCTTACGGGTTTGACCCCTGACACTTTGCGCGCCGGTTTGGATAATCCGTCCATTCTGGCGGCCCCGCTCGATTTTCTTGCCAACCACGAACCCGATCTGATCCGCGCTGCCGAAGCATTGGCCGTCACGCCAGAGGAATTGATCGCGGCACGTCAGGAGTTATCCCAATGA
- a CDS encoding HAD family hydrolase, translating to MNRPLIISDCDEVLLHMVVPFKEWLEESQGIIFNLDGANFAEALRWQKSGTLLEAHEVWRMLGGFFDTEMSRQMPISGAVESINTLAQHADIVILTNLVDKRREMRAEQLAEHGIHAPVYTNQGPKGPALQKIVEELSPSRAFFIDDLPQHHHSVSETTPDVVRLHMCGEPMVAGAIDCAHKAGHADARIDRWTEALPWLMTKLEETPA from the coding sequence ATGAATCGCCCGCTAATTATATCCGATTGCGATGAAGTGCTGCTGCACATGGTCGTTCCGTTCAAAGAATGGCTGGAGGAAAGCCAGGGTATTATTTTCAACCTTGATGGCGCGAATTTTGCCGAGGCGCTGCGCTGGCAGAAAAGCGGTACTTTACTTGAGGCGCACGAGGTGTGGCGGATGCTGGGCGGGTTCTTCGATACTGAAATGAGCCGGCAAATGCCGATTTCCGGCGCTGTTGAGTCGATCAACACGCTGGCGCAGCATGCCGATATCGTCATCCTCACCAATCTGGTTGATAAACGCCGCGAGATGCGCGCCGAACAGCTGGCCGAACACGGCATCCACGCGCCAGTCTACACCAACCAGGGGCCAAAAGGCCCTGCGTTGCAAAAAATCGTAGAGGAATTGTCGCCAAGCCGCGCCTTTTTCATCGATGATTTGCCGCAGCATCACCATTCTGTGTCGGAAACGACGCCTGACGTGGTGCGTCTGCATATGTGCGGCGAACCAATGGTCGCTGGCGCGATCGATTGCGCGCACAAGGCCGGACATGCCGATGCCCGGATCGACCGATGGACCGAAGCGTTGCCATGGTTGATGACAAAACTGGAGGAAACCCCCGCATGA
- a CDS encoding RidA family protein, with protein sequence MSIEARLNELGIVLPEAAAPVASYMPVVVQGGFAHVSGQLPFINGELATGRLGEDVDLEGGMAAARACGLMILAQLKAAGLLEQVERVVKLGAFVSSTTDFTDQPKVANGASDLMFEVFGEKGRHARAAVGVPVLPLGAAVEVDAVIAVSE encoded by the coding sequence ATGAGTATCGAAGCGCGTTTGAACGAACTCGGCATTGTGCTGCCCGAAGCGGCCGCCCCCGTGGCAAGTTATATGCCGGTGGTCGTGCAGGGCGGTTTTGCCCATGTTTCTGGTCAGCTGCCGTTTATCAATGGTGAGCTCGCAACGGGCCGGTTGGGCGAAGACGTAGACCTCGAAGGGGGCATGGCAGCAGCGCGCGCCTGCGGGTTGATGATCCTTGCGCAGTTGAAAGCTGCTGGCTTGCTCGAACAGGTCGAACGGGTCGTGAAGCTCGGCGCATTTGTTAGCTCTACAACCGATTTTACAGATCAGCCCAAGGTCGCCAATGGCGCATCGGACCTGATGTTCGAAGTCTTCGGCGAAAAGGGTCGTCATGCCCGCGCCGCTGTGGGCGTGCCTGTCTTGCCGCTCGGCGCAGCGGTTGAGGTTGATGCGGTGATTGCAGTTTCTGAATGA
- a CDS encoding glycerophosphodiester phosphodiesterase family protein, translating into MKTPRVPDWLTGWEYAHRGLHSEGVPENSLAAAQAAIAAGMGIECDIQRSMDGKPIVLHDWDLKRLTGLTGATGSHSADQLQQLRYIGSDEGPVAFDDLLQIVAGRVPILIEIKSKPGYDVAPSCKAVAAELQSYHGDFAVMSFDPEVAIWFRAHAPEILAGLVMREDDIGYTPTEAERLAAFEAAQPDFLAYHIEALPNDWVADLRAAGLPILSWTVNSSETRLRALAQVDALISEGAGLP; encoded by the coding sequence ATGAAGACACCCCGCGTCCCAGACTGGCTGACTGGTTGGGAATATGCCCATCGCGGATTGCACAGCGAAGGCGTGCCGGAAAACTCTCTCGCCGCAGCGCAGGCCGCGATTGCAGCAGGCATGGGGATCGAATGCGATATTCAGCGCAGCATGGATGGCAAGCCGATCGTGCTGCATGATTGGGACCTCAAACGGCTTACAGGCCTCACCGGTGCGACGGGTTCTCATTCAGCCGATCAACTGCAGCAACTACGCTATATCGGGTCTGACGAAGGGCCGGTTGCGTTCGATGATTTGTTGCAAATTGTTGCCGGGCGCGTCCCCATCCTGATCGAAATCAAGTCAAAGCCCGGATATGACGTTGCGCCTTCGTGCAAGGCGGTGGCCGCTGAGTTGCAATCTTACCATGGTGACTTTGCAGTGATGAGCTTCGACCCCGAAGTAGCCATCTGGTTTCGCGCACATGCACCAGAGATTCTTGCAGGATTGGTTATGCGCGAAGACGACATCGGCTATACCCCAACAGAGGCAGAGCGGCTGGCGGCTTTCGAAGCGGCGCAGCCTGATTTTCTGGCCTACCACATCGAGGCGCTTCCTAATGACTGGGTGGCCGATTTGCGCGCAGCCGGTTTGCCGATCCTCAGCTGGACTGTGAATTCATCTGAGACCCGCCTGCGTGCATTGGCGCAGGTTGATGCTCTGATCAGCGAAGGCGCGGGGCTGCCATGA
- a CDS encoding GNAT family N-acetyltransferase, which translates to MKAGDPPKDELTVRLAPSVGSFGRDEWNALGGTDNPFVSHEFLTAMEDSGSVGKGTGWDPVPIAITDAADTLLGAMPSYAKGHSQGEYVFDHAWADALHRAGGQYYPKLQIAAPFTPANGPRLLLSDEKLAPHLLKGAEAVCLQNNLSSAHATFVDSGQIPLFEAGDWLIRDDIQFHWINRDYDSFDGFLGALTSRKRKDLRKERAKAVEGLRIERLSGDDIKPQHWDAFWIFYQDTGARKWGTPYLTREAFDLLSERMGDRMVLILAYADDTPIAGALNFVGSKALYGRYWGCTQDVRFLHFELCYYQAIDIAIEMGLPRVEAGAQGGHKLARGYEPVQTHSAHWLADPGFRAAVADFLERERQGVASDQLLLDERTPFKTET; encoded by the coding sequence ATGAAGGCAGGTGACCCGCCCAAAGACGAGCTGACAGTGCGGCTTGCCCCCTCAGTTGGCTCGTTCGGGCGCGATGAATGGAATGCCCTTGGCGGGACGGATAACCCTTTTGTCAGTCACGAATTTCTCACCGCCATGGAAGATTCAGGCAGCGTGGGTAAAGGCACCGGCTGGGACCCTGTGCCAATCGCAATCACTGATGCCGCCGATACCTTGCTTGGTGCCATGCCAAGCTACGCCAAGGGCCACAGCCAAGGCGAATATGTGTTCGACCATGCCTGGGCCGATGCGCTGCACCGCGCAGGCGGGCAATATTATCCAAAGCTGCAAATCGCCGCGCCTTTTACGCCTGCTAACGGCCCGCGTCTGTTGCTCTCCGACGAGAAGCTCGCACCGCATTTGCTTAAGGGAGCAGAAGCTGTCTGCCTGCAAAACAATCTTTCCTCGGCCCATGCGACATTCGTTGATTCGGGCCAGATACCCCTGTTCGAAGCCGGCGATTGGTTGATCCGCGACGATATCCAGTTTCATTGGATCAACCGGGATTACGACAGCTTTGATGGCTTTCTAGGCGCGCTTACCTCTCGTAAACGCAAGGATTTGCGCAAAGAGCGCGCCAAGGCGGTCGAAGGATTGCGGATCGAACGGCTTAGCGGTGATGATATCAAGCCGCAGCATTGGGATGCGTTCTGGATTTTCTATCAGGATACAGGCGCGCGCAAATGGGGCACGCCGTATCTCACCCGCGAGGCCTTTGATCTGCTGAGCGAGCGGATGGGTGACCGTATGGTGCTGATCCTGGCTTACGCCGATGATACGCCAATTGCGGGCGCGCTTAATTTTGTCGGGTCAAAAGCGCTTTATGGCAGATATTGGGGATGCACGCAGGACGTGCGCTTTCTGCACTTTGAGCTGTGCTATTATCAGGCGATCGATATCGCCATCGAGATGGGTCTGCCACGGGTTGAGGCAGGGGCACAGGGCGGGCACAAATTGGCCCGTGGATATGAGCCGGTGCAGACACATTCAGCCCATTGGCTCGCTGATCCCGGCTTTCGAGCTGCGGTTGCCGATTTCCTCGAGCGGGAACGGCAAGGCGTGGCGAGTGACCAGCTGTTGCTTGATGAGCGCACGCCCTTCAAGACAGAAACTTAA
- a CDS encoding SEL1-like repeat protein gives MKLTPLNGGEYETAHSAEIDTVVAQCLASAADGDINALFDLGVVFSTGSNGVVSDLIEAHKWFNIAASRGHEEAGWCRADVSDEMTAREIAEAQRRARQWLAEERYKAA, from the coding sequence ATGAAACTTACACCGCTTAACGGGGGCGAATACGAAACAGCCCACAGCGCCGAAATTGATACGGTTGTGGCGCAATGCCTCGCTTCAGCCGCGGATGGTGACATCAACGCCCTGTTTGATCTGGGCGTCGTCTTTTCAACCGGTAGCAATGGCGTGGTCAGTGATCTGATCGAAGCACATAAATGGTTCAACATTGCTGCATCACGCGGCCATGAAGAAGCCGGCTGGTGCCGTGCGGATGTCTCTGACGAAATGACCGCTCGCGAAATCGCCGAGGCCCAGCGCCGCGCGCGGCAATGGTTGGCCGAAGAGCGCTATAAAGCGGCTTAA
- the dksA gene encoding RNA polymerase-binding protein DksA — protein MATAASKETEILRKAKSMLAPDYVPSEDEEYMNAQHRAYFQMLLIEWKQSIRDAADQTLQSLADGPIREADLNDRASSETDWGIELRTRDRQRKLVSKIESALRRIDEGEYGYCEVTGDPIGLKRLIARPVATMTVEAQEAHERREKVSRDK, from the coding sequence ATGGCCACGGCGGCGTCTAAAGAAACAGAGATTCTCAGGAAAGCGAAGAGTATGCTCGCGCCGGATTACGTACCGAGCGAAGACGAAGAGTATATGAACGCGCAGCATCGCGCCTATTTCCAGATGCTGCTTATTGAATGGAAGCAATCGATCCGCGATGCCGCGGACCAAACGCTTCAATCGCTGGCTGATGGACCCATCCGCGAGGCCGATCTGAACGATCGCGCTTCGAGCGAGACGGATTGGGGTATCGAACTGCGTACCCGAGATCGCCAACGTAAACTCGTCTCCAAGATTGAATCCGCGCTCCGCCGGATCGACGAAGGCGAATATGGCTATTGCGAAGTGACTGGCGATCCGATTGGTCTCAAACGTCTGATCGCGCGCCCGGTCGCCACCATGACCGTCGAAGCCCAGGAAGCGCATGAGCGGCGCGAGAAAGTCTCACGCGACAAATAA
- a CDS encoding PilZ domain-containing protein yields MSGVETRTVSRDSLFLLAGIRVEQDDEVHKVRVRNLSDGGMMGEGTIRVQRGNRLEIELRNVGKIEGSVAWVQDNRFGIAFDEEIRSNLARKPASEGAASEAPASQTSWAHRAPSAPKPETLRKI; encoded by the coding sequence ATGTCAGGTGTTGAAACAAGAACGGTGTCACGCGACAGCCTGTTTTTGCTCGCCGGTATTCGGGTGGAGCAGGACGACGAGGTGCATAAAGTGCGCGTCCGCAATCTGTCTGATGGCGGAATGATGGGCGAAGGGACAATCCGGGTTCAGCGCGGCAATCGTCTGGAAATCGAGCTGCGCAATGTCGGCAAGATCGAAGGATCGGTCGCCTGGGTCCAGGATAACCGTTTTGGCATCGCTTTCGATGAAGAGATCCGTTCAAATTTGGCGCGCAAACCAGCGAGCGAGGGCGCTGCGAGCGAGGCTCCCGCCAGCCAGACGTCTTGGGCTCACCGGGCACCATCGGCACCCAAGCCGGAAACCCTGCGCAAAATCTGA
- a CDS encoding ABC transporter substrate-binding protein — protein sequence MSCGPSSGSGPVDVAIVGDTDSIFQQGVRLSSAAQHVRAASFEGLVALDPAGQIVPAIAERWIVTDDGRSYIFRLRNSDWPDGDAISARDVQIILNDIIARLEGTSLGLDLAKVVEVRAMTGRVIEVQLSSPMPEFLRLLAQPEMGFVKNGGGAGPMIASREENEPFVRLNALPPEARGFPPRENWEELARAITVRSLPAEAAVEAFAEGEIDLLLNGRLSSFPLAQLGPLSRGAVQVDPSLGLFGLAVRSDSGFLSDPARREALSMAIDRTALIEPFGLGGWQPTTWIIPPALFASSPYPETRWNALSFEDRRTIAAQRVSAWTSAAGEAATLRIGLPAGPGSDLLFEQLDAAWTAIGVNVEKVAPGAGADLELRDRLARYSSPRWFLNQFNCELEIGLCSSRADELVRESLSQNDPVLKEQLLAEAHAQLIAQEVFIPLGAPVRWALVRGAIDAYQANPWGIHPLFPLSQPTT from the coding sequence GTGTCCTGCGGACCGTCAAGCGGTTCCGGGCCGGTTGATGTCGCCATTGTCGGAGATACAGACAGCATCTTTCAACAAGGGGTAAGGCTGTCCTCCGCCGCGCAGCATGTCCGCGCTGCGTCGTTCGAGGGTTTGGTCGCGCTCGACCCGGCCGGACAGATTGTGCCTGCTATTGCGGAACGCTGGATCGTGACGGACGACGGGCGCAGCTATATCTTCCGGCTGCGCAACTCCGATTGGCCGGATGGCGATGCGATATCCGCCCGCGATGTCCAGATCATATTGAACGATATTATCGCCAGACTGGAAGGGACCTCGCTCGGTCTGGATCTGGCGAAGGTCGTTGAAGTCCGGGCCATGACTGGACGCGTTATCGAAGTGCAATTGTCCAGCCCGATGCCTGAATTCTTGCGCTTGCTTGCCCAACCCGAAATGGGATTTGTCAAAAATGGTGGCGGCGCCGGACCGATGATTGCCTCCCGCGAGGAAAACGAGCCGTTTGTCAGGCTCAATGCGCTTCCGCCGGAGGCGCGCGGCTTTCCTCCGCGCGAAAACTGGGAAGAATTGGCGCGGGCCATTACGGTTCGCTCTTTGCCCGCAGAAGCAGCTGTTGAAGCCTTTGCCGAGGGTGAGATTGATCTGCTGCTGAACGGGCGGCTATCCAGTTTCCCTCTGGCGCAGCTTGGCCCTCTGTCGCGAGGCGCGGTTCAGGTTGATCCATCGCTTGGCCTATTCGGCCTTGCGGTGCGCAGTGATAGCGGGTTTTTGAGCGATCCGGCCCGCAGAGAAGCGTTATCGATGGCGATTGACCGGACAGCGTTGATTGAACCGTTCGGCTTGGGCGGTTGGCAACCAACGACGTGGATCATTCCGCCGGCGTTATTTGCTTCTTCGCCCTATCCGGAAACGCGCTGGAATGCGCTGTCTTTCGAGGACCGCCGAACGATCGCCGCGCAAAGGGTTTCTGCATGGACAAGCGCGGCCGGTGAGGCGGCAACTTTGCGCATTGGTTTGCCCGCTGGTCCGGGCAGCGATCTGTTGTTTGAGCAATTGGACGCGGCATGGACCGCGATCGGTGTGAATGTTGAAAAGGTCGCACCCGGAGCAGGGGCAGACCTCGAACTGCGCGATCGGCTGGCACGGTATTCCTCGCCGCGCTGGTTTCTCAACCAGTTTAATTGCGAGCTCGAAATCGGATTGTGCTCATCGCGAGCAGATGAATTGGTCCGCGAATCGCTGTCGCAAAACGATCCTGTTCTTAAGGAACAATTGCTGGCGGAGGCTCATGCGCAGCTTATCGCGCAGGAAGTATTCATTCCCCTTGGTGCGCCGGTGCGGTGGGCATTGGTGCGCGGTGCAATTGACGCTTATCAGGCTAATCCGTGGGGCATTCACCCCTTGTTCCCGCTATCTCAACCTACCACATAA
- a CDS encoding DUF4112 domain-containing protein → MESPERPQTLSLQLPTGTDPASIRARVEAVELLLERSFRIPGVNVPIGLDAIIGLVPVIGDFVTTALGAYIVWEARNLGLSKWHLTRMGANVAFDTVLGLVPIVGDAADFVFRSNTRNLRIIKKHLDKHHPETRVIEG, encoded by the coding sequence ATGGAAAGCCCTGAACGCCCGCAAACGCTCAGTCTGCAATTGCCGACAGGCACCGATCCTGCATCAATCCGGGCGCGGGTCGAAGCGGTTGAATTGTTGCTGGAGCGCAGTTTTCGGATCCCCGGAGTGAACGTGCCAATCGGTCTTGATGCGATCATCGGTCTGGTCCCTGTGATCGGCGATTTTGTTACCACGGCGCTGGGCGCATATATCGTCTGGGAAGCGCGCAATCTTGGCCTCTCTAAATGGCACCTTACGCGGATGGGCGCGAACGTGGCGTTCGATACGGTGCTTGGCCTTGTTCCAATCGTTGGCGACGCAGCGGACTTTGTTTTCCGGTCGAACACCCGCAATTTGCGGATCATCAAGAAACATCTCGACAAACATCATCCCGAAACGCGGGTGATAGAGGGGTAG
- a CDS encoding tryptophan 2,3-dioxygenase, with translation MANTVTYSSYLDLDKILAAQHLGSGAHDEMLFIVVHQASELWLKLCLHELTEARDCVERDDLRPAFKMLARVARAQQQLIQSWDVLSTMTPHDYSKIRPHLGASSGFQSPQYRMMEFMLGGRDEKHIGLHRKTGDWADRLAHEVTRDSLYDSAIRLLARRGFAIDSSVTERDLSGPYLHNPSVEAAWAAIYRDPQQYWDLYELAEKLVDLEYHFQRWRFGHLKTVERIIGFKRGTGGTPGVPYLEGVLKQAFFPELLSVRTAI, from the coding sequence ATGGCAAACACCGTCACCTATTCGAGTTATCTCGATCTCGACAAGATTTTGGCAGCGCAGCACCTTGGATCGGGTGCGCATGACGAGATGCTGTTTATCGTGGTTCATCAGGCCAGTGAGCTGTGGCTTAAACTGTGCCTGCACGAACTGACCGAAGCGCGCGATTGTGTGGAGCGTGATGATCTGCGCCCTGCTTTCAAAATGCTTGCCCGTGTCGCTCGCGCACAGCAGCAACTTATTCAAAGCTGGGACGTGCTCAGCACAATGACCCCGCACGATTATTCAAAGATCAGGCCGCATCTTGGCGCATCGAGCGGGTTCCAGTCGCCGCAATACCGGATGATGGAATTCATGCTGGGCGGGCGCGATGAAAAGCATATCGGACTGCATCGGAAAACGGGCGATTGGGCCGATCGGCTTGCCCACGAAGTGACCCGCGACAGCTTGTATGACAGCGCTATCCGGCTTCTTGCGCGGCGCGGATTTGCCATCGACTCTAGCGTGACAGAACGCGACCTGAGCGGGCCTTATCTCCACAACCCCAGCGTAGAGGCAGCATGGGCCGCCATCTATCGCGATCCGCAGCAATATTGGGATCTGTATGAGCTGGCTGAAAAGCTGGTTGACCTAGAATACCATTTTCAACGCTGGCGGTTTGGTCATCTTAAAACTGTTGAGCGGATTATCGGGTTCAAGCGCGGCACCGGCGGCACGCCGGGTGTTCCGTATCTCGAAGGTGTCTTGAAACAGGCATTCTTTCCCGAGCTGCTGAGTGTAAGGACCGCGATATGA
- the kynB gene encoding arylformamidase, whose amino-acid sequence MTRRIWDISQKLHPALPVWPGDTAFAHQRTWQMEAGSPVNVSAVTMSTHTGAHADAPLHYSQTAPDIAEVALDPYLGECLVIDARGVGAEIEVGDLPHLHGADRVLFRTFEKFPHDVWDDDTAAIAPETIEWLALQGVRLVGLDGPSIDPQSSKEMLAHKAVLKHDMRVLEGLVLDDVPEGRYELIALPLAIMGGDASPVRAILRDLAS is encoded by the coding sequence ATGACCCGCCGGATCTGGGATATTTCCCAAAAACTGCACCCCGCTCTGCCGGTTTGGCCTGGCGACACCGCGTTTGCGCACCAACGCACATGGCAGATGGAAGCGGGCTCTCCTGTCAATGTTTCGGCAGTGACAATGTCCACGCACACCGGTGCCCACGCCGATGCGCCGCTGCATTATTCGCAAACCGCGCCTGACATCGCCGAGGTCGCTCTTGATCCGTATCTGGGTGAGTGTCTGGTGATTGATGCGCGCGGGGTTGGCGCGGAAATCGAAGTGGGCGATCTGCCGCATCTGCATGGTGCAGACCGCGTCTTGTTCCGCACTTTCGAAAAGTTTCCGCACGATGTCTGGGATGATGACACCGCTGCTATTGCGCCTGAAACGATTGAATGGCTGGCGCTGCAGGGGGTCAGGCTGGTCGGGCTGGATGGCCCTTCGATCGATCCGCAATCCTCCAAAGAAATGCTCGCGCACAAAGCCGTTCTGAAACATGACATGCGTGTACTCGAAGGCTTGGTCCTCGATGATGTGCCAGAGGGGCGGTATGAACTGATCGCGCTTCCTCTTGCTATAATGGGGGGTGATGCGTCCCCCGTCCGCGCGATTTTGAGGGATCTGGCATCATGA